In the genome of Flavobacterium panacagri, one region contains:
- the neuB gene encoding N-acetylneuraminate synthase — MSKVIIIAEAGVNHNGNIEIAKKLIDAAVEAGVDYVKFQTFKADNLVSKSAKKATYQSVNINDGDDSQYAMLKNLELSHENHLELMSYCSERNINFFSTAFDVEGVKYLNDLGLAFFKIPSGEITNYPYLKAVALCKKPVIMSTGMCSEEDIEKALEVLVKFGLSKEMISILHCNTEYPTPMKDVNLKAMLSIKEKFQTPIGYSDHTLGIEVPVAAVALGAKIIEKHFTLDKTLPGPDHVASLEPHELKQMVEAIRNIELATSGDGEKVPSESETKNIAIARKSIHLNKNLVKGHIITDDDLIPLRPGDGISPMEWEKIIGKKLITDKTEFDKLLFSDIK; from the coding sequence ATGAGTAAAGTAATTATTATAGCTGAAGCTGGAGTAAATCACAATGGTAATATCGAAATAGCAAAGAAACTAATTGATGCTGCTGTTGAAGCTGGAGTTGATTATGTAAAATTTCAGACTTTTAAGGCGGACAATTTGGTAAGCAAATCTGCAAAAAAAGCGACCTATCAAAGTGTAAACATTAATGATGGTGATGACTCGCAGTATGCAATGCTAAAAAATCTAGAATTAAGCCACGAAAATCATTTAGAATTAATGTCTTATTGCTCAGAAAGAAATATTAACTTTTTTTCGACAGCATTTGATGTTGAGGGAGTGAAATATTTAAATGATTTAGGTCTTGCATTTTTTAAAATACCAAGCGGAGAAATAACCAATTACCCTTACCTAAAAGCTGTAGCTTTATGTAAAAAGCCAGTTATTATGTCTACAGGAATGTGTTCTGAAGAAGATATCGAAAAGGCCTTGGAGGTACTTGTTAAATTTGGACTGTCTAAAGAAATGATTTCAATTTTACACTGTAATACTGAATATCCAACTCCAATGAAGGATGTCAATCTTAAAGCGATGCTTTCTATTAAAGAAAAATTTCAAACTCCAATAGGTTATTCAGATCATACTCTAGGGATCGAGGTACCTGTGGCTGCAGTTGCTCTAGGAGCGAAAATTATAGAAAAACACTTTACCCTAGATAAAACTTTACCAGGACCAGACCATGTTGCTTCTTTAGAACCACATGAATTAAAGCAAATGGTGGAGGCAATTCGTAATATTGAATTGGCTACGAGTGGAGATGGTGAAAAAGTACCAAGTGAAAGTGAAACAAAAAATATCGCTATTGCAAGAAAAAGTATTCATTTAAATAAGAATTTAGTAAAAGGACATATCATAACTGATGATGATCTTATCCCATTGCGACCAGGGGATGGAATTTCTCCAATGGAATGGGAAAAAATTATTGGAAAAAAACTGATTACAGATAAAACGGAATTTGACAAACTTTTATTTTCCGATATTAAATGA
- the neuC gene encoding UDP-N-acetylglucosamine 2-epimerase yields MKIGVLTSSRADYGIYLPLLDKIKKDEFFELEIIAFGTHLSRSHGYTLKDIEKDNYNCIHTISSLISNDSEESIASSYGLTVLKFAQFWQSHKYDLVFCLGDRFEMSAAVQAGIPFGVKFAHLHGGETTLGAIDNIYRHQITLASTLHFTATDIFTEKVSNLIDSSKNIFTTGSLSLNDIKSFTPLEKQTFFEKFGIPEEEFILVTFHPETMSSQDNFQFANEMKNALKKISEYRFIIITMPNADTQGSIYREAIEKLKLEIPDRILLIENFGKVNYFSAMHYASILLGNTSSGILEAASFEKYVVNVGDRQKGRAQSKNIINCEFEEKEIVSAVSKAINSNIYKGENIYFKLDAADNIIKIIKQFL; encoded by the coding sequence ATGAAAATAGGTGTTTTAACAAGTTCACGTGCTGATTACGGAATATATCTTCCTCTACTTGATAAAATTAAAAAAGATGAGTTTTTTGAGTTGGAAATTATTGCTTTCGGAACACATTTATCCAGAAGTCATGGTTACACATTAAAAGATATAGAAAAGGACAATTATAATTGCATTCATACAATATCATCCTTAATTTCAAACGACAGTGAAGAATCTATTGCTTCCTCTTATGGTTTAACTGTTTTGAAGTTTGCACAGTTTTGGCAGAGTCATAAATATGATTTAGTTTTTTGCTTAGGTGATCGTTTTGAAATGAGTGCTGCTGTTCAAGCGGGAATTCCTTTTGGAGTTAAATTTGCGCACTTGCATGGAGGAGAAACAACATTAGGAGCAATTGATAATATTTATCGTCATCAAATTACTTTGGCTTCAACTCTTCATTTTACAGCTACTGATATTTTTACCGAAAAAGTTTCAAATCTTATTGATTCTTCAAAAAACATTTTCACAACAGGATCTTTGAGTTTAAACGATATTAAAAGTTTTACGCCATTAGAAAAACAAACTTTTTTTGAGAAATTTGGAATACCAGAAGAAGAGTTTATTCTAGTAACTTTTCATCCTGAAACAATGTCTTCACAAGATAATTTTCAGTTTGCTAATGAGATGAAAAATGCTTTGAAAAAGATTTCAGAATATAGATTTATCATTATTACGATGCCAAATGCAGATACTCAGGGATCGATTTACAGAGAAGCTATTGAAAAATTAAAATTAGAGATTCCTGATAGAATTTTGCTAATTGAAAATTTTGGAAAAGTAAACTACTTTTCAGCAATGCATTATGCTTCAATATTGTTAGGAAATACTTCCAGCGGAATTTTGGAAGCTGCATCATTTGAAAAATATGTTGTTAATGTTGGCGATAGACAAAAGGGAAGAGCACAAAGTAAAAATATTATAAATTGTGAATTTGAAGAAAAAGAGATCGTTTCTGCTGTAAGTAAAGCGATTAATTCTAATATTTATAAGGGCGAGAATATTTATTTTAAATTGGATGCAGCAGATAATATAATTAAAATCATTAAACAATTCTTATGA